In a single window of the Pelodiscus sinensis isolate JC-2024 chromosome 18, ASM4963464v1, whole genome shotgun sequence genome:
- the LOC142818825 gene encoding signal-regulatory protein beta-1-like isoform X1, translating into MKALPLGHSSAQHTCLPSEGLLCCLPHARASSIHGSESSAVLTPAGALTGAGAQEFQVLQTQGAVSVSAGETLTLNCSVTGNPPAGPVKWFKGSGPTRQLVYEDKGSFPRVTRADDRSDTNFTIRISDTRPEDAGTYRCVKFKKGLRADEEIGSGAGTAVSVSARPSAPSVSGPPSRAEPGAPVNFTCTSGGFSPRDITVTWLKNGAPLPAPQPKVLPEHESVSYSVSSTVGLSLSAGDARSQLTCQIEHSTLAASLRGTYNLSHVLRVPPRLQVGSDPVGPVARNESVTFTCRAEGFYPQGASLSWLENGNETDLGKPSLQTENPDGTFTLQSSLEVRATEQRNQSVFTCRAVHDSQPPVSDSTTLRVSLLPAEPGKDPASSDAGQSLLSSPALWIGLVLEKMLTGAFLSSSS; encoded by the exons ATGAAGGCCCTACCGCTAGGCCACTCCAGTGCCCAGCACACCTGCCTCCCTTCGGAGGGTCTGTTATGCTGCCTTCCTCATGCCAGAGCCAGCTCCATCCATGGGTCTGAGTCCAGTGCTGTGCTCACTCCAGCAGGAGCACTAACAG GGGCCGGGGCCCAGGAGTTCCAGGTGCTGCAGACCCAGGGCGCCGTGTCGGTGTCAGCAGGAGAGACTCTCACCCTGAACTGTTCTGTGACTGGGAACCCTCCGGCAGGACCTGTGAAGTGGTTCAAGGGCTCGGGCCCCACCCGCCAGCTGGTTTATGAAGATAAAGGATCATTCCCCCGAGTGACGAGGGCTGATGATAGATCTGACACGAACTTCACCATCCGCATCAGTGACACCCGCCCCGAGGACGCCGGGACCTATCGCTGTGTGAAGTTCAAGAAGGGGCTGCGAGCCGATGAGGAGATCGGATCCGGCGCTGGCACGGCCGTGTCTGTGAGCG CCAGGCCGTCGGCCCCGTCTGTGTCcggcccccccagcagggcagagccgggcGCCCCAGTGAATTTCACCTGCACGTCTGGAGGATTCTCCCCCAGAGACATCACTGTGACCTGGCTCAAAAATGGGGCCCCACTGCCGGCCCCCCAGCCCAAGGTTCTCCCCGAACACGAGAGCGTCTCCTACAGCGTGTCCAGCACCGTGGGGCTGAGCCTGAGCGCAGGAGATGCCCGCTCCCAGCTCACCTGTCAGATAGAGCACAGCACCTTAGCGGCTTCCCTGCGTGGGACGTACAACCTCAGCCACGTCCTGCGAG TTCCACCCAGGCTGCAAGTGGGCTCTGACCCGGTGGGGCCGGTCGCACGGAACGAGTCTGTGACGTTCACCTGCCGTGCGGAGGGGTTCTACCCGCAGGGGGCCAGTCTCAGCTGGCTGGAGAATGGAAATGAGACGGATCTGGGGAAACCCTCCCTCCAGACGGAGAATCCAGACGGGACGTTCACGCTGCAGAGCTCCCTGGAGGTCAGAGCAACCGAGCAGAGGAACCAGTCTGTGTTCACCTGTCGGGCTGTGCACGATTCCCAGCCCCCCGTCAGTGACAGCACGACGCTGAGAGTctccctgctgcctgcagagcctgGCAAAGATCCCGCTTCATCTGATGCAG GTCAGAGCCTGTTGTCCAGCCCGGCTCTCTGGATCGGGCTCGTCCTGGAGAAGATGCTGACTGGAGCCttcctctcttcctcttcctga
- the LOC142818825 gene encoding signal-regulatory protein beta-1-like isoform X2, which produces MATSTPVSGLSIPCLALSLLLAISGAGAQEFQVLQTQGAVSVSAGETLTLNCSVTGNPPAGPVKWFKGSGPTRQLVYEDKGSFPRVTRADDRSDTNFTIRISDTRPEDAGTYRCVKFKKGLRADEEIGSGAGTAVSVSARPSAPSVSGPPSRAEPGAPVNFTCTSGGFSPRDITVTWLKNGAPLPAPQPKVLPEHESVSYSVSSTVGLSLSAGDARSQLTCQIEHSTLAASLRGTYNLSHVLRVPPRLQVGSDPVGPVARNESVTFTCRAEGFYPQGASLSWLENGNETDLGKPSLQTENPDGTFTLQSSLEVRATEQRNQSVFTCRAVHDSQPPVSDSTTLRVSLLPAEPGKDPASSDAGQSLLSSPALWIGLVLEKMLTGAFLSSSS; this is translated from the exons ATGGCTACCTCAACCCCGGTCTCTGGATTGTCTATTCCATGCCTGGCACTGAGTCTTCTCTTGGCAATCTCTG GGGCCGGGGCCCAGGAGTTCCAGGTGCTGCAGACCCAGGGCGCCGTGTCGGTGTCAGCAGGAGAGACTCTCACCCTGAACTGTTCTGTGACTGGGAACCCTCCGGCAGGACCTGTGAAGTGGTTCAAGGGCTCGGGCCCCACCCGCCAGCTGGTTTATGAAGATAAAGGATCATTCCCCCGAGTGACGAGGGCTGATGATAGATCTGACACGAACTTCACCATCCGCATCAGTGACACCCGCCCCGAGGACGCCGGGACCTATCGCTGTGTGAAGTTCAAGAAGGGGCTGCGAGCCGATGAGGAGATCGGATCCGGCGCTGGCACGGCCGTGTCTGTGAGCG CCAGGCCGTCGGCCCCGTCTGTGTCcggcccccccagcagggcagagccgggcGCCCCAGTGAATTTCACCTGCACGTCTGGAGGATTCTCCCCCAGAGACATCACTGTGACCTGGCTCAAAAATGGGGCCCCACTGCCGGCCCCCCAGCCCAAGGTTCTCCCCGAACACGAGAGCGTCTCCTACAGCGTGTCCAGCACCGTGGGGCTGAGCCTGAGCGCAGGAGATGCCCGCTCCCAGCTCACCTGTCAGATAGAGCACAGCACCTTAGCGGCTTCCCTGCGTGGGACGTACAACCTCAGCCACGTCCTGCGAG TTCCACCCAGGCTGCAAGTGGGCTCTGACCCGGTGGGGCCGGTCGCACGGAACGAGTCTGTGACGTTCACCTGCCGTGCGGAGGGGTTCTACCCGCAGGGGGCCAGTCTCAGCTGGCTGGAGAATGGAAATGAGACGGATCTGGGGAAACCCTCCCTCCAGACGGAGAATCCAGACGGGACGTTCACGCTGCAGAGCTCCCTGGAGGTCAGAGCAACCGAGCAGAGGAACCAGTCTGTGTTCACCTGTCGGGCTGTGCACGATTCCCAGCCCCCCGTCAGTGACAGCACGACGCTGAGAGTctccctgctgcctgcagagcctgGCAAAGATCCCGCTTCATCTGATGCAG GTCAGAGCCTGTTGTCCAGCCCGGCTCTCTGGATCGGGCTCGTCCTGGAGAAGATGCTGACTGGAGCCttcctctcttcctcttcctga